ACCACTTCATGAAAATCTCCTTTTTCTTTATTTATAAAAAATGATGGCCTCACCGTCATGCCGGACTTGATCCGGCATCCACTATTATCAAATACTTCTGGATTTCGGCCTGCGCCGGAATGACGGGAATCGGACTTTTTGCTGCTTTATCAAAATTAATCAGTGTTCTTGTGATATCTGGCGCGTCCAAGATTCTTTGACTTTTTTAGCGGTTTAAGGAGAATCCGGCAGCTCTGGGACAAACCAATGATGAACAGTCAGATTTTTTATGTAGATCGGGTTAGAGCATCCTTTGCACGTAACCCAGCATAAAGCCTTGGTTGACGCCGGATTACGGGATTTATAGATAATGCACCCCTAATCCTACCTAAGGTTGCGTTATTTCAACAATACTGGCACAAGCCAGAGGGCTATTTTCCAAAATATTTGTCATAAATAGCCTTGTACTCAGGAGTGGCCTTCAGTGACTTTAATTCCGCAGAAAATTTATCCACAAAATCCTTGTCAATGGTCTTTTGGCTGAAAATCGCATAAAGCGAAGCTACCTTGATGGGATTTTTTAAAACTATCACCTTATCAGCAAGTTCCATCTTTTTTAAAAGAGCCATGCCATTTCCAAAATCCATGGCAATGAAGTCTATGCGCTTTGCCAGGAGCTTTTTTACATTCAGTTCATCATTGACAACTTCATCAAAATTTTTCTCCTTTTCCATGAATGCCCATAGCTCAGGAGTATAGGAATATGCCCTTACAACGCCAATTTTTTTGCCTTTAAGATCATCGAAAGTATCGTATTTGAGTTTGGCCTCGTCTTCCTTTCTTATGAAAAAAGACCACGATGACTCCATCAGGGATTCAGTGGGATAATGGGTGATCTGGGCCCTTTTTTCGCTTGTGGCTGCGGTAAAAATCATGTCAGCCTCTCCATCTATGACCATTTTTTCAGCACGCGCCCAGGGATATTGCAATATCTTCCCCTTGATACCTATGTTCATTTTTTTAAGAACAGCCTGGATCACTTCTGTTGAAAAGCCGCTTATGTATTCATTTCCTGGGTCGCCAACCTTGAATTCATAAGGAGGCCAGTCATCAGTTGCTATGGTCAGTTCTTTAATTTCGGCGTTTGCGGTTACAGACAAGAAAAATGACAGAATAACAAAAGAAATAATACGTTTCATGGGTCGACCTCTCGTTTGTTGGTTTATTGATTGCCTGATGAAAAAAACATCAGGGGGCTTTGACTCTATGATTACTCTCTGTACTGCCTGGATCTGAAAAATATTTTTTATATATCAAATTATATTCAAAACTTGTCTTGAACTCGCCAAGTGCAGCCGAAAAGCTGTCCACAAAGCTTTTTTCCACTGTCTCTTTGCTGAAAATAGCATAAATACTTACTGTCTTGAGTGGCTTTTCAATGGCGACAACCCTGTCGGATAGCCCCAGTTTTTTTATCAAATACAGCCCGTTCATTTTATCCATCACAATATAATCAAGCCTTCCGTGGACGAGCTTTTTAAGATTCTGATCATCGTAAGCAACATCCTCGATGGTTTTCTCGGTACGGATAAATTCCAAAAATTCAGGAGAGTAAAAATAACCTCTTACAACCCCAATTTTTTTACCCTTGAGGTCAGCAAAGGACTCGTACTTAAGCCTTCTCTCATCCTCCTTACGAATAAAAAATGACCATGATGTCTCCATAAGAGATTCCTTGGGATAATGAACAAGCTGCGACCTGTAAGGATTTGATCCGGCAGAATACAACATATCGAGCGCACCATTCATGAGCATGATTTCTCCCCTGACCCAAGGGAACACGGAGATCCTGTCCTTTACCTGGATATTCATCTTGTTAAAGACAGCAAGAATCACTTCTGTTGAAAACCCGGTCACAAAATCATTTCCCGCAGCACCTTCAACATATTCATAGGGCGGCCATTCATCAGTACCAACCGTAATCTCGGTTCCGGCATTTGCCCAATCTGGAAAAAGCAGAAAAATGATCAAAGGAAAGAATAACCTTTTCATAACTATCCCCAAACGCTGGTTTTATTGACCGGGAATATCTCCGCTTACTGAAAAATATCTGTCATAGATTTTTTTATATTCAGGCGTCGCCTTGAAGGCTTTTAGCTCATCTGAAAATCTGTCCACAAACTCCTTCTCGACGGTGTTCCTGCTGAATATAGGGTAGAGGGATATCTTGGCTATGGGCTTTTTAAGAGGTACGATCTTGCCGGTAAGATTCATTTTATCTATGAGATACAAGCCATTACCATAGTCCATGACTATATAATCGATTCTCCTGTACATCAACTTCCTGACATTCTGATCGTCTCCGGCAACTTCTTCATAATTCTGTTCAGCCTCAATAAATGATCTGAATTCAGGGGTATAGGCATAGGCCCTGACCACGCCTATTCTTTTGCCCTTAAGGTCACCAAGGCTTTCATACTTGAGTTTCCCGGAGTCTTCGCTTCTGATAAACAAGGACCATGCCGACTCAACGATCGGTTCCGAGGGGTAATGCACTATTTTTGCCCTTTTTTCGCTGGTGGCGGCCGTATAAAGCATGTCAAGCGAGCCATCAATGACCATCTTTTCTCCCCTCGCCCACGGGAACTGCTCTATTCGGCCATTTGGAATCACATTCATTTTTTTAAGAACCAAAAGAATAACATCCGTGGAAAAACCGCTCATGCATTCATTTCCAGGCAAGCCCGTAACATATTCATAAGGCGGCCATTCATCGGTGCCGATTTTAAGTTTCGTTTCGGCAAATGATGAGTCAAAGAAGAAAAGAAAAACGATCATGGTTGAAAAAATGGTCTTCATAACAATCTCCTGTTACGAGATTTAAATGGAATTGTCCGAATAGCTTGGGAATAAAACCGGCCTTGTTTCAGAATCTATGATTTTATGTGGAAAGCCCGGAAACAGGCCGGAAACAGCAAGAAAAGTTTTTTGAATTGATTGCTGATACAATAAAATAATTATGATCGAAAACCAAGCTCTTTTTCAGATATGGCTCCCGTAGCCAAAAATTCATTCACGAAGATGATTTTTTTCTGTTCATGAAATACCCGCTGTTCTATAAACATAACAAGAGACAATTCATTCAAAGACTCCTTACCCTGTGTAATAATTTTCTATTCTGTCCAGTCCGCCAAAAGGAAAATCATGAGAAAAATAATTGGTGCCTTGACCCTTTTAATTCTTTTTATTGCGCTTAACGCCATTGCCTCAAATCAGAAAGCATCTGTTGATCATTCAATATATGCAGAACTTCTCGGAAAACATGTCAAAAACGGGGTAGTTAGCTACAAGAACTTTAAAAATGACGAGGCAAGGCTTGACGAATATCTGAAGACTCTTGAAAATACAAACCCTGATAAACTGGACAGAAACGAAAAATTCGCCTTTTATATAAACGCGTACAATGCCTGGACAATAAAGCTTATTCTGACTGGCTATCCGGGCGTAAAATCCATAAAAGATATGGGATCAATTTTTCAGAGTCCCTGGAAGAAAGGCATTTGCCGGTTAAATGGCAAAATAATGACCCTTGATGATATTGAACACGGAATCCTGAGACCGGAATTCAAAGACCCAAGAGTTCATTTTGCGATAAATTGTGCTTCAAAGGACTGCCCTCCTCTTATACCTGAGCCGTATTATGGCGCAATCCTTGATAAACAGCTTGATGAGTCTGCAAAGGCATTTATCAATGATCCGGCAAAAAACAGACTAAAAGATAACACACTATATATAAGCAGTATTTTCAAATGGTTTTCCGAAGATTTCAAGGATGACCCAAGGGACTTCATCCTAAAACATGCATCAGGCGAACTTAAAGCAGGATTGGAGAAAGCCGGAGACTCCTTGAAGATAGAATATCTGGACTATGATTGGTCTCTGAACGGAAACTGATTCACGGAATATGCACATATGAAATCCTGATTGCTCTGGCAGAGGTGCTCAATGAGTTTTTTCATATTAAAACCGGATGGCAACATCCTGTTACCATTTCGCAGCCTGTGTGCCCTCATTATACTGTCATTGCTGACAATCGGCCTGAACGAATCCATTGCCCAGGCACGGCCAGCCAATGAGAAGCATATTCTGATACTATACGCCTACGGCTACGGAGGGCGAGGAGTTGAACTTTTCAGCGACGGCTTTTTTGACGCCATTACCAGGGCTGGTTTTCCAGTTTCAAACGTCCATGCCGAGTATCTTGATCTTCAGCGCAACAAGGATATATTAAACTATCGCCAAGATCTGACGGAAATGCTGCTCAAAAAATATGGGCAGAGGCAGATAGACCTAATCATTACAGTTCAGCAGCCTGCTCTTGAATTTTTACTTAAGGACTGTAACGGCATAGCTCCGGACGCGCCGGTCATTACTCTCCAGAATCGCCCTTTACTTGAATCTGAAAAAATGGGGCGCAGAATTGTCGGCGAAATAAATCAGTTTGATATCAAAGGCACGCTCGAAAGAGCATTGGAATTATTTCCGCAAACCCGGAAAGTTTTATTCGCTTCAGGCAGCAGCTCGGCAGATATAAAGGTCATTGAACAGGCATCCCGGATCGCCGAAGCATTCGGAAAGCACATAGAATTCGAATACACCACAGATATGCCCCTTGACGAGATCCTGGATAAAGTGGCCCACCTGCCATCACACAGCATCATCATTTTCACCCAGTACAACAGAGATACTCAAGGCCGCGTGGCACTGGCCTATGAGGTTGAAAACATGATAGTCAGGGCGGCAAACGCACCTGTGTTCGGGTTTTACGATTACAACCTCAGGAATGGGGGCATAGGAGGCTCGGTTATTCCGGTAAAGGCTTCAGGCGCAAGAGCTGGACGTCTGGCCGTTGATATTTTGAACGGCGTTCCCCTGGCGTCTTCAGGAACACTTCAGACGAATGAAAACATACCGATGTTTGACTGGGGGGTAATTCAGCAGTGGAAAGGAGATGTCGGCAGACTTCCTGCAAACACTGTCTTCATGAACCGTCCTCTTTCAGTATGGCAGCAATACGGATGGATCGTCGCATTCACCATAGTCTTTATCGCTGTTCAGTCAGTGCTGATCGTCATGCTGCTGATCAATATCCGGCGCCGCAAGATAGCCGAACACGTACTTGACAAAAGAGATGCTGATCTTCACGCCATATTTGAAAATATTTTTGACTCAGTTGTTTTTACAGATTCAGAGCGGCGTATTTGCCGGGTTAATCCAGCATTCATGCGCATGTTCGGCTACACAGCGGACGAAGTGATTGGGCTAACAACCGAATTTATCTATGCTGATTATGCAGACCAGGGGCGTCGTCGCTTCCACAAAGGTTCAGCCTGTGAAAGCGGAATTTACGAAGTGCGCTACAGACGCAAGGATGGCAGCTTGTTTTGGGCTGAATCCAGC
Above is a window of Desulforegula conservatrix Mb1Pa DNA encoding:
- a CDS encoding substrate-binding periplasmic protein; its protein translation is MKRIISFVILSFFLSVTANAEIKELTIATDDWPPYEFKVGDPGNEYISGFSTEVIQAVLKKMNIGIKGKILQYPWARAEKMVIDGEADMIFTAATSEKRAQITHYPTESLMESSWSFFIRKEDEAKLKYDTFDDLKGKKIGVVRAYSYTPELWAFMEKEKNFDEVVNDELNVKKLLAKRIDFIAMDFGNGMALLKKMELADKVIVLKNPIKVASLYAIFSQKTIDKDFVDKFSAELKSLKATPEYKAIYDKYFGK
- a CDS encoding substrate-binding periplasmic protein, translated to MKRLFFPLIIFLLFPDWANAGTEITVGTDEWPPYEYVEGAAGNDFVTGFSTEVILAVFNKMNIQVKDRISVFPWVRGEIMLMNGALDMLYSAGSNPYRSQLVHYPKESLMETSWSFFIRKEDERRLKYESFADLKGKKIGVVRGYFYSPEFLEFIRTEKTIEDVAYDDQNLKKLVHGRLDYIVMDKMNGLYLIKKLGLSDRVVAIEKPLKTVSIYAIFSKETVEKSFVDSFSAALGEFKTSFEYNLIYKKYFSDPGSTESNHRVKAP
- a CDS encoding substrate-binding periplasmic protein; protein product: MKTIFSTMIVFLFFFDSSFAETKLKIGTDEWPPYEYVTGLPGNECMSGFSTDVILLVLKKMNVIPNGRIEQFPWARGEKMVIDGSLDMLYTAATSEKRAKIVHYPSEPIVESAWSLFIRSEDSGKLKYESLGDLKGKRIGVVRAYAYTPEFRSFIEAEQNYEEVAGDDQNVRKLMYRRIDYIVMDYGNGLYLIDKMNLTGKIVPLKKPIAKISLYPIFSRNTVEKEFVDRFSDELKAFKATPEYKKIYDRYFSVSGDIPGQ
- a CDS encoding DUF547 domain-containing protein codes for the protein MRKIIGALTLLILFIALNAIASNQKASVDHSIYAELLGKHVKNGVVSYKNFKNDEARLDEYLKTLENTNPDKLDRNEKFAFYINAYNAWTIKLILTGYPGVKSIKDMGSIFQSPWKKGICRLNGKIMTLDDIEHGILRPEFKDPRVHFAINCASKDCPPLIPEPYYGAILDKQLDESAKAFINDPAKNRLKDNTLYISSIFKWFSEDFKDDPRDFILKHASGELKAGLEKAGDSLKIEYLDYDWSLNGN
- a CDS encoding PAS domain S-box protein, which translates into the protein MSFFILKPDGNILLPFRSLCALIILSLLTIGLNESIAQARPANEKHILILYAYGYGGRGVELFSDGFFDAITRAGFPVSNVHAEYLDLQRNKDILNYRQDLTEMLLKKYGQRQIDLIITVQQPALEFLLKDCNGIAPDAPVITLQNRPLLESEKMGRRIVGEINQFDIKGTLERALELFPQTRKVLFASGSSSADIKVIEQASRIAEAFGKHIEFEYTTDMPLDEILDKVAHLPSHSIIIFTQYNRDTQGRVALAYEVENMIVRAANAPVFGFYDYNLRNGGIGGSVIPVKASGARAGRLAVDILNGVPLASSGTLQTNENIPMFDWGVIQQWKGDVGRLPANTVFMNRPLSVWQQYGWIVAFTIVFIAVQSVLIVMLLINIRRRKIAEHVLDKRDADLHAIFENIFDSVVFTDSERRICRVNPAFMRMFGYTADEVIGLTTEFIYADYADQGRRRFHKGSACESGIYEVRYRRKDGSLFWAESSGTRIVDQNGVVVGLLGVHRDISERKQTEKALQKSEATYRSLFENMLNSVVHARMIFQGDIPVDLEYISTNPAFANVTGITESVVGRRISEVIPGYCENNPESIRIFGQVAMTGKPTRWEHYLKELDRWFSFIIYSPSYGEVIIVTENITERKHTEKQLKDSEERLRLALDATNDAIWDWNLSNGKVYRSPRYFEIVGRQPDEATQDFEFFKATVLPDDLPRVLGIIEAHKKGLSASIEFIYKLASNEDEEEKWMGVKGRIVERDVNGSPLRIVGTLTDITKQKQHEDEKARLEEQVQQSRKMESVGRLAGGVAHDFNNMLGII